The Mytilus galloprovincialis chromosome 11, xbMytGall1.hap1.1, whole genome shotgun sequence genome contains the following window.
gaattgttttacattgtaatttcggggcccgactatgcagtatgggctttgtgcattgttgaaagtcgtaaggggacctatagttgttaatttctgtgttatttggtctcttgtggagagttctctcattagaaatcataccacatcgtctttttcaTATGATAAATGTAATTTCATTAAAAGGCTAATATACCTTCGGGTTTTGCCACAAGACATATAGCTCCTTCATTTGTGTATTTTACATTGGTGAAACGTCTTCTTTTGGCTGAACTGTTCACATCTTTCaagagaggcgaaaaataccTGAAGGACATCAAACCTCATTAGTTGAAAgaaaactgacaaagccatggctaaaacgaaagagacaaatagacaaacaaattgtCAACCAGGTAAACGGCCCAAAGAATAAAGCTTGCTTTTTGGGAGTGCTGGTGTTGGTGGTGTAAATAACATTGCATGCAACATCTAGGGATCAGCAATATGTCGTTAAcactatacaaaaataaaaattacgtCAATGTTAACGAATTGAATTCCCTCAACTCCTTCCAaaacataaaaatcataaaataaatggaTGCACGTCGTTATGTAATGATAAAGTTGGACTTTGACATTCTTTCCGTTTCTGATTgcaagttttgaaaaaagaaacatCAAATTCGGATATTTAACGGAAAAGCATTGAGCTAAAGATGGAATAATTAACTATGCGCGAATTCTTGCAATGTGCTTTCAACGAAATTTATATAACCAAATCTGTCAAAATAATATATTAACGGTACCATGTTTAACTGCATCAATAAATGCCTCTTCAGTGATGTTCAATGCttaatttaaaagaagaaaaaaaactaaatcaaaAATTGAAGTACTGATAAAACAAAACGCGGGAAAAGAAAATCTAAACCCAGGCAACGACAACGAATCATAGCTgagatatatcatgtataaaggAGAAATGAATAAATTAATTTTACTATTATTCACCAGTATTGATAAATCAATCGCCGAAATAATTTGCTCTAGATTTTTTCGCAATGTACCCGTCTATAATAGTATATTGTTCATTTTTTCAACTTTTCCGAGCTATTCAGGAATTCATCAAATATCcgtacttttaaaaattgaatgaaaTCGCTGATTCTTGAAGGGTGCCAGTAGCGATtccaaatggggggggggggtcccggGGTAGGAACCCCCCTTTAATGACGACATATGGTTGGAATCCCATTATCCTGgcttggaacccccttttaatgACGACATAATATGGTTGGGATCCCATTATCCTGGATTGGAACCCCCTTTCTAATGAAGACATATGGTTTGGATCCCATTATCCTGGATTGGAACCCTCCTTTTTATAAATaactggatctgcccctggttGTAGTAGTCAGTGACTTATAACTTCTCAAATTCACGTCTTTTAAGTTGGACTCTGTGGGATAGTAGTCTACTTAGAAAAGAGAGGTgaaaactcaacatagaaaaattaactgaagactgagcaacacaaaccccaacaaACATTTAGAGTTGTAACGTCACCGGCGCTCCATATGTACTTTtctggaattatctccctttgttatGGAATCCGTTCAATGACGGACATTCACTGACATCGAAATTCTGAGCCAACCACGGCGTAACTTGAACTCATAGATTATATCTGAACATTGATATCGGATGATTCTTAAGGGTAAatagatcctactccacatgtggcacccgtttcgtgttgctcatggtacatttgtagtaaaaaaaacagtaataagtctaattcggcaCGGCACATTCGAGAAAAGTGTAtagaaattatttaaaatcatttcaattcACCAGGAAGATTAAAATCAATTTTTTCTAAGCAATGTTGACACCAAATATACTTGTATAGTGTTTATATAtgcattagggagctaccatttgatttttatgggccgggggggggggggggggggggggggggctataggatgaaatttgaaaaaataggcaggacaggagttttgagtaaaaaaaaaggcaggatgagacacttgcaaaaaaaaagtcaggataaactaaaaaaaaagaaggcaggaccgaacagagtgaaaaataaaaaggcaggacagagattaggcagcaaccatttgattttctggggggggctatggttttttttggaaaaaaaagtttgtttccagtttttgaagaaaaaaataatttgtttttgattctgagaaaaaaaaattgtttgtttcaccctcagctgccactatatgtaatgctaaaattgaaagaaaaaaattgttttcgaattgtcgcaaaaaaaatagattgtttttcgccgcaggcgaaaaaaataatttgtccagaaaaaaaaaccatagccccccccagaaaatcaaatggttgctgccttacagctaaaaaaaatgcaggacaaaatttttcatcctagccccccctcccccctaaaaatcaaatggtagctcccttagggtAGCAAGCAAATATTCacaacaagcattctgtgagtatggCATGGCAATACCTATTCCCCTACGAATTAAAAATTCATTGAATGGgaacaaaattcgaacttgatctctAAACAAATATCTAGTCAATATTTTTTAGCATGACTAAACTCTGCACATAATTATCAGAAGAAATTTAGACTTAATCAGTAACTTTACTTGTCACGAAAAAAccccaaatatcaaatcaatatcctTAAGCATTACGAAACAATTTGcggaaaaattattatttatttccaAAGACCATAACTTTGCTCAAAATCATCAGCAGGAGCAACGTtcattcggtcctgccttttttttcatttgtttatcctgactttttttacctaaattgtcatcctgcgttttttttttttgcaaagtgtctcatcctgccttttttttttactcaaaactcctgtcctgcctatttttttcaaatttcatcctagcccccctataaaaatcaaatggtagctcccttatgtaGTTCAAACTCTTAACAACATTCAGCTGACATTAATTCCGTTGCACTGGATGTATCACCaaacttatatatacatgtatataaaatatataatcaaGGGACtctttaaattgtgactttgagTTAACTCTTTAAAGCAAACATCGCATTCCATTAGAAGACATCATGTATCGCCAGAATGCATTATTAAGTTAAGTCTTAAACGATCTgagaaaaaaacactttataacaTAACTCATACTCCATTACTAGATGTATCAGCGGAATGAATTCTCAAGTGAGTTTTTAAGTTGTGATTCTGTGTAAAcattttaccacatacatcacatacatATGGCTTTAAACAAGTATGAGTTCTCTTGTGCCTACGCAATGAAAAATACTGACTAAAccttttaccacatacatcacatttgtACGGTTGGTCCCCAGTGTGGGTTCGTTTGTGTATCTCTAAATTTCCACTCAGCCTGAATcttttaccacatatatcacacaGATGGGGCTGTTCTCCAGTGTGAACTTTTATGTGGTTTAGCAAGGCATTACTGCTGTCAAACTTTTTGTCACATACATCACATACATGAGGTTTATAACCAGTGTGTGTTCTCATATGTCTATTTAAGCCAGATTTTCTACTGAATCCTTTTCCACACAAATGACATAAATGTAGTTTTATGTTACCCGTATGTGTTCCCTTGTGTATCTGTAAGTCATGTTTTCGACTAAAaactttaccacatacatcacatttgtGGGTTTTACCTTcagtatgtattctcatgtgtgtCTGTAAGTTATGACTCTGACTAAATCCGGAACCACACATACCACATGTATACGGTTTGTTTcttgtatgtgttttcatgtgtgTTTTGAAGTCGTCATTACGAATAAAATCTGTACCACATAAaccacatttataaggtttatcacAAGGATGTGTTTTCATGTGTGTTTTGAAGTCACTTTTTTGACTAAATGTTTTACCACATAATTTGCAGTCATGAAATTTATCATCTGTCATgtctgtatgtgttctcatgtgtctctgtaaATGACCAAGGCGACTAAATCCTTTACCACATACGTTACAGTCATGAGATTTATCTCCAGCATgtgtttttgtcatgtttgtatcgGTCTGTACACTAGACTCCTTCTGACTGACCCCATTATTATATGCATAACATTTAAATGGTTTTGTAACCTTATGTTTTCTTCTCATACATGTATGTCTCTTCAAGTCCCCTCTAAAATCTTTACCACAAATACTACAATGATATGGTTTATCACCAGTGTGTGTTCTCATATGTTTCATCTTGTCCCTTTTGTTACTAAAATCTTTATCACAAATTGTACATTGATAAGTTTTTTTACCAGTGTGTGTTCGCATGTGCACTCCTAATGGATGGAGCAATGGGTAATCACCAGTATGTATTCTCTCATGTCTTTGTAATTTATCCATCTGACTAAAACTGGAatcacatacatcacatttatacagtttatcacatattttatttctaatGTGTCTCTGTAAGTGAGAATTTCGACCAAATCCTTTATCACACGACTCACATTTATAAGGCTTGTTACCAGTATGCTCTCGTATATGTCTCTGTAATATAGAATTTATGCTAAACCCTTTAACACAAATACCGCATTGAAATGGTTTCTCGCCATCATGTGTCCTCATGTGAATTTTTAAGAGTTTAATTTGTTCGAATCCAACACCACACACACCACATTTATGAGGTTTTACTCCAATATATGATGTCTGTTTCATACCTTTTCTAGTATCTGACGTCTGCTCCATATCTTCTCTAGTATCTGACGTCTGCTCCGTATTATCTCCAGTATCTGAGGTCTGCTCCATATCATCTCCAGTATCTGACGTCTgctctatatttttttcattatctgaCGTCTGCTCCTCACCCTCTCCAGTATCTGACGCCTGCTCCATATCATCTCCAGTATCTGACGTTTGCTCCATATCATCTCCAGTATCTGACGTCTGCTCCATATCATCTCCAGTATCTAACGTCTGCTCCATATCATCTCCAGTATCTGACATCTGCTCAATTTCTTTTCTAGTATCTGAAGTCTGCTCCATATCTTTTCTAGTATCCAACGTTTTCTTCATATCTGCTTTAGTATTACAggtatgtgttttcatgtgtgTTTTGAAATCACTA
Protein-coding sequences here:
- the LOC143051854 gene encoding uncharacterized protein LOC143051854, whose amino-acid sequence is MKQPSDTKIDMKQTSDTRYDVEQTSDTRDDMEQTSDVKTRDGIKQTLDIRVKPHKCSVCGVGFEQIKLLKTHMSTHDGEKPFQCGICGKGFSTNSLFQRHIQDHAGNTLYKCESCGKGFSRNSHLQRHIRNKICDKLYKCYVCDSSFSQMDKLQRHETIHTGDKPFICDICCQDFSYRCDLNKHMKRRHPEVSWGKNYKCDVCGESFTHNYSLGVHMRTHTGDKPYHCTICDKDFSHRGNVTKHMRTHTGDKPYHCSICDKDFSGDLKRHMRTHTGDKPYHCSICDKDFRGDVTKHMRIHTGDKPYHCSICDKDFSGDLKRHMRRKHKGTKPFKCYAYSNGFSQEESSLQTDSKTHTGDISYDCGVCGKGFSLLNNLQKHMSTHTNVTDDKSGDYDLYGNIFCQSSDFKTHMKTHTCNTKADMKKTLDTRKDMEQTSDTRKEIEQMSDTGDDMEQTLDTGDDMEQTSDTGDDMEQTSDTGDDMEQASDTGEGEEQTSDNEKNIEQTSDTGDDMEQTSDTGDNTEQTSDTREDMEQTSDTRKGMKQTSYIGVKPHKCGVCGVGFEQIKLLKIHMRTHDGEKPFQCGICVKGFSINSILQRHIREHTGNKPYKCESCDKGFGRNSHLQRHIRNKICDKLYKCDVCDSSFSQMDKLQRHERIHTGDYPLLHPLGVHMRTHTGKKTYQCTICDKDFSNKRDKMKHMRTHTGDKPYHCSICGKDFRGDLKRHTCMRRKHKVTKPFKCYAYNNGVSQKESSVQTDTNMTKTHAGDKSHDCNVCGKGFSRLGHLQRHMRTHTDMTDDKFHDCKLCGKTFSQKSDFKTHMKTHPCDKPYKCGLCGTDFIRNDDFKTHMKTHTRNKPYTCGMCGSGFSQSHNLQTHMRIHTEGKTHKCDVCGKVFSRKHDLQIHKGTHTGNIKLHLCHLCGKGFSRKSGLNRHMRTHTGYKPHVCDVCDKKFDSSNALLNHIKVHTGEQPHLCDICGKRFRLSGNLEIHKRTHTGDQPYKCDVCGKRFSQYFSLRRHKRTHTCLKPYVCDVCGKMFTQNHNLKTHLRIHSADTSSNGV